In the Pungitius pungitius chromosome 5, fPunPun2.1, whole genome shotgun sequence genome, one interval contains:
- the LOC119225570 gene encoding cell division cycle protein 20 homolog B-like: MKKKRQSTNSRADNGTSRSTVRPMEYLGSRVRPGEQTTGAPGTTKLWKVEMKLTGAPSNDWGRIDAHRVSYKRFRRRIIQKSASGGPAASTPLATWRQREPSFELHTVRQRLELDSPPRLREPAARGPPRETAHTPRSFPARGRPAPDNTPQQGWVWEAAVPEHQGSDERRRAMQPFALLDKTSTSQLGKSVVKLAAPSLLNDYYTHLLDCSCKGVIALALGSSVYLWNSQTGSLVGYLDPSPHPGLARHPTPSISCLSWSRDGGTLSIGTRRGEIQLWDVEHKRNMRCLPSHLSVVRGLSWNQHLLSSGSALGRIHHLDPRAPEPLVGAIVQAEAVCGLQWSPGGDRLASGSTEGLLCIWGGDMAGVTWSRQPISTMRQPSAVKAMAWCPWQRRMIATGGGWTDGELRVWDTDSGTCVTSANTDSQICSLRWAEKKKCLVTGHGLPHYQVSCWSCPLLPVLGPVYRMSGHSQRVLHLAVSPDGSQIFSAGADQQFHIWDV; the protein is encoded by the exons atgaaaaaaaagagacaaagcacCAATAGCAGAGCAGATAACGGGACTTCCCGCTCCACCGTCCGCCCGATGGAGTATTTAGGGAGCCGAGTCCGTCCGGGAGAGCAGACGACAGGTGCACCGGGCACGACCAAGTTATGGAAGGTGGAGATGAAACTGACAGGTGCACCATCAAACGACTGG GGACGAATCGACGCCCATCGTGTCTCATACAAGCGGTTCAGGAGGCGGATCATCCAGAAGAGCGCCAGCGGGGGTCCAGCTGCCAGCACCCCGCTGGCCACTTGGCGGCAGCGCGAGCCCAGCTTTGAGCTCCACACGGTCCGCCAGAGACTGGAGCTGGATTCTCCGCCGAGGCTCCGCGAACCGGCGGCAAGAGGCCCGCCCCGCG AGACAGCACACACACCACGCTCCTTTCCTGCCAGGGGACGGCCCGCACCAGACAATACCCCACAACAG gGATGGGTGTGGGAAGCTGCAGTTCCAGAACATCAAG GTTCTGATGAGAGAAGACGTGCTATGCAGCCCTTTGCTCTCTTGGACAAAACTTCCACCAGTCAGCTGGGAAAGTCAGTGGTGAAGTTGGCGGCACCGTCGCTGCTGAATGACTACT ACACTCACCTTCTCGACTGCAGTTGTAAGGGTGTGATCGCGTTAGCACTGGGCTCTTCGGTCTACCTGTGGAATTCACAAACTGGCTCTCTGGTGGGATATTTGGACCCGAGTCCACACCCAGGACTGGCGCGCCATCCGACGCCGTCCATCTCCTGCCTGAGCTGGAGCAGGGACGGCGGCACCCTCAGCATCGGGACCCGGCGAGGAGAGATACAG CTGTGGGATGTCGAACACAAGCGAAACATGAGGTGTCTGCCGTCACACCTCTCCGTGGTTAGAGGGCTTTCCTGGAACCAGCACTTACTCAGCAG CGGCTCTGCTCTCGGACGCATCCATCACCTGGACCCCCGGGCTCCTGAGCCTTTGGTGGGTGCTATTGTCCAGGCCGAGGCGGTTTGCGGCCTCCAGTGGTCCCCAGGAGGCGACCGGCTGGCCAGCGGCTCCACAGAGGGCCTCCTCTGTATTTGGGGTGGGGACATGGCGGGGGTCACATGGTCACGTCAGCCGATCTCCACGATGAGACAGCCCAGCGCTGTTAAG GCAATGGCTTGGTGTCCGTGGCAGAGAAGAATGATCGCCACAGGAGGCGGATGGACCGATGGAGAGCTCAGAGTCTGGGACACAGATTCGGGGACTTGCGTGACTTCTGCAAACACAGATTCTCAG ATCTGTTCTCTGCGATGGGCCGAGAAGAAGAAGTGCCTGGTCACAGGTCACGGCCTTCCTCATTACCAAGTCAGCTGCTGGTCGTGCCCCCTGCTCCCCGTCCTCGGCCCGGTCTACCGGATGTCAG GTCATTCTCAAAGAGTTCTGCATTTGGCCGTAAGCCCTGACGGCTCTCAGATTTTCTCTGCTGGAGCAGACCAGCAGTTTCACATCTGGGACGTGTAA
- the gpx8 gene encoding probable glutathione peroxidase 8 — MEALGGYPTKSTNPKARTLTVVVSMTVGVGCLLLLQSQLKPRKPADFYAFTVRDAKGRPVSLEKYRGKASLVVNVASRSEQTEANYVSLQELHRQLGPSHFNVLAFPCGQFGDTETGTSRDIEAFARSTYGVTFPFFSKIKIMGSEADPAFKFLTDSVQKTPKWNFWKFLVNPEGRVVRFWRTEDPADSVRQEVTALVREIILKKRVEL; from the exons ATGGAGGCCTTAGGGGGCTACCCTACCAAGTCCACCAACCCCAAAGCTCGCACTCTGACGGTCGTGGTGAGCATGACGGTCGGCGTCGGGTGTTTGCTCCTCCTGCAGAGTCAGCTGAAGCCGAGGAAACCCGCGGACTTCTACGCGTTCACGGTGAGGGACGCGAAGGGGAGGCCGGTGTCTCTGGAGAAGTACCGAGGAAAA GCGTCTTTGGTTGTAAACGTGGCGAGCCGCAGTGAGCAGACGGAGGCGAACTACGTGTCGCTGCAGGAGCTGCACCGGCAGCTGGGGCCCTCTCATTTCAACGTCCTTGCCTTCCCGTGCGGCCAGTTCGGGGACACGGAGACCGGCACGAGCCGGGACATCGAGGCCTTCGCCAGGTCCACCTACGGTGTCACCTTCCCGTTCTTCAGCAAGATCAAAATAATGGGCTCGGAGGCTGACCCGGCCTTCAAGTTCCTCACAG ATTCGGTGCAGAAAACCCCCAAGTGGAACTTCTGGAAGTTCCTGGTGAACCCAGAGGGGAGAGTGGTCCGCTTCTGGCGGACAGAAGATCCCGCGGACAGCGTTCGGCAAGAGGTCACAGCCTTGGTGCGAGAAATCATCCTGAAGAAGCGGGTGGAGCTATGA